Genomic segment of Thermoflexus sp.:
CACCCATTGACGGATCCGGTGACATTGCGGTTTCGCATCGCCGGAGGCGATGGAGCCCTTTCCCCGGATGGCCAGCCCATCGTTCTCGCTCCCGCCGAAGAGGATCCTCTCGGGCCCCATCGATTCGGTAAAAAAGGAGCGCGATGGGAAATCCGACCGGCCTTTCCCCAACCTCTCTCGAGGCTTCAGAGGAGGCCATCGCGGCCCGGATGCTCCAGGGCGATCCAGAGGCCTTCGCCTGGCTCTACGAGCGGTATTTCCCCCGCCTCTATGATCTGGCCTGCCGCATGCTGGGGGATCCGGATGAGGCAATGGATGTGGCCCAGGAGACCTTCCTCAAGTTCCTGGAAGGCCGTCCTCGCCAGCCTCCCCGCCATTTCCGGGCTTACCTCTACACCATCGCCCGCCGGGAGATCTATGACGTTCTCCGAAGATCCCGCCGCCACGTTCGATGGGCCGAGGGGGAGCAGGAAGGCGCCGAGGAGGCAGAGCCTCGAGCGTCGGATGAAGGAGCGGAAGCGGAAGTTCTCCAGAGGGAGCGGATGACGTTCCTCCGGGAGGCCTTGCAAGCGCTCCCGGAGGAGGAAGCGATGCTCCTGGATCTGCATCTCCGCCACGGACTGACCCCCGCGGAGCTGGCCGCGGTCTTCGGCCGCTCGACCGGGGCGATCCACACCCGCCTGAGCCGGGCCCGCGATCATCTCGAGGAGGCGATGGCCGCCTGGGTCCTCCTTCGCGTGGGCCGGCGGGCATGCCCCACCCTGACGGCGATCACGGGGGGACCGGAAGAACCGCCTCCGGCCCTCACCCCGGACCTGCGCCGGGCTCTCCGACGGCATCTGGAGGGTTGCGCGGCGTGCCAGGAGACGCGCCGGCGGTATCTTTCCGCGGCGGAATGGCTGGGCGGGATGGCGATGATTCCCCCTTCC
This window contains:
- a CDS encoding RNA polymerase sigma factor, whose translation is MGNPTGLSPTSLEASEEAIAARMLQGDPEAFAWLYERYFPRLYDLACRMLGDPDEAMDVAQETFLKFLEGRPRQPPRHFRAYLYTIARREIYDVLRRSRRHVRWAEGEQEGAEEAEPRASDEGAEAEVLQRERMTFLREALQALPEEEAMLLDLHLRHGLTPAELAAVFGRSTGAIHTRLSRARDHLEEAMAAWVLLRVGRRACPTLTAITGGPEEPPPALTPDLRRALRRHLEGCAACQETRRRYLSAAEWLGGMAMIPPSPARARRARERLSQAAQALTAGGVAVGAAGAAGLGVLKGLGIALLTGAVILGLAAAALGLWITGSGSAEVRVENRNCPPLVSPSPAVRLLRILPNVEVPVRIETGATEI